The sequence CAGGAGGAAGCGGCGACGCGTAAGTGACGCCTGCTACGCAGGAATAGGCTTCCGTCTCCGTATCCGCTCCCTCAGCTCCGCGCCGCCATCAGCCGCTGCACCAGAACGGCCGCTTCGGCCCGGGTGAGGTTCGCCCGGGGAAGGAAGCTCCCGTCGGGGAAGCCTTGCAGCAGCCCGAGCCTGATGGCCTCCTCCACGCCCGCCGAGGCCCAGGGGGCGAT comes from Clostridia bacterium and encodes:
- a CDS encoding S-layer homology domain-containing protein, which gives rise to MEAPAGSPPRFRDSGAIAPWASAGVEEAIRLGLLQGFPDGSFLPRANLTRAEAAVLVQRLMAARS